A stretch of the Rutidosis leptorrhynchoides isolate AG116_Rl617_1_P2 unplaced genomic scaffold, CSIRO_AGI_Rlap_v1 contig54, whole genome shotgun sequence genome encodes the following:
- the LOC139884352 gene encoding cytosolic sulfotransferase 5-like, with amino-acid sequence MNLQQPCSILTTTNEEIPPLRKLTEEEKDQELLRSLPSKSGWISTRYYNYQGFWQDPIFLQAILNFQKHFEAQPSDILLVTGPKSGTVWLKALVFFLVNRSLYPEPKKNHPFMTSNPHDLVPFLEVWLYIDNKVPDFSTFDSPRILSSHLPFVSMPPSVKDSACKIVYLCRNPKDTLVSMWHFTTKLRSADEGVLPFEEAFDKFCKGVTVNGPYWDHELEYWKESLEKPLKVLFLKYEELKKQPHENLKKLAEFLGCPFSLEEEENGDVENILKFCSFENLSNMEINVSGKLSIGIENKIYFRPGLVGDYVNHLSPEMIQRLDQITQEKFNVHGLQVVSKLHILFLNVQNENLKETRKESQ; translated from the exons ATGAATCTCCAACAGCCTTGTTCAATTCTCACAACTACCAACGAAGAAATTCCACCATTAAGGAAGTTGacagaagaagaaaaagatcaagAACTTTTGAGAAGTCTACCTTCAAAAAGTGGTTGGATTTCAACTCGTTATTATAATTATCAAGGATTTTGGCAAGATCCTATATTCCTTCAAGCTATCCTCAACTTCCAAAAACACTTTGAAGCTCAACCTTCCGATATTCTGCTCGTGACTGGTCCGAAATCCGGAACCGTATGGTTGAAGGCACTAGTCTTTTTCTTAGTCAACCGTTCTCTCTATCCTGAACCCAAAAAAAATCACCCTTTCATGACAAGCAACCCTCATGATCTTGTGCCATTTTTGGAGGTGTGGCTTTATATTGACAACAAAGTTCCTGACTTCTCTACTTTTGACTCTCCAAGGATTCTTTCAAGCCACTTGCCTTTTGTATCTATGCCGCCATCCGTGAAAGACTCGGCTTGCAAGATTGTGTATCTTTGTAGAAACCCTAAGGACACTTTGGTCTCAATGTGGCATTTCACTACTAAGTTGAGATCAGCAGATGAAGGCGTTTTACCCTTTGAAGAAGCCTTTGACAAATTTTGTAAAGGTGTGACTGTAAATGGACCATATTGGGATCATGAGTTGGAGTATTGGAAAGAGAGCTTGGAGAAGCCTCTCAAGGTTCTATTTCTCAAATATGAAGAGCTTAAAAAGCAACCACatgaaaacttgaaaaagttggcTGAGTTTTTGGGATGCCCTTTTTCTTTGGAGGAAGAGGAAAATGGTGATGTGGAAAATATCTTGAAATTTTGTAGCTTTGAGAATTTGAGTAACATGGAAATAAATGTTAGTGGGAAATTGTCCATCGGAATTGAGAACAAGATATATTTTCGACCCGGTCTGGTTGGGGATTATGTTAATCATCTTAGTCCTGAAATGATTCAACGTCTAGATCAGATAACTCAAGAAAAGTTTAATGTTCATGGATTACAA gTTGTCTCCAAATTGCATATACTCTTTCTCAATGTCCAAAATGAAAACTTGAAAGAAACAAGAAAAGAGTCACAGTAA
- the LOC139884353 gene encoding uncharacterized protein — translation MPETETSTFTAANQHSNQSPSSDFYLHPNENPTQALVSPLLNNSNYHTWSRAMTMALRSKVKFNFVNGKIKKPEEEDATYSDWDRCNITVSCWIMNSVQPSIQPSISRFNTAFEMWRDLQARFSKTNFSKISDIQEEIYLLK, via the coding sequence ATGCCTGAAACAGAAACCTCAACATTCACTGCTGCTAATCAGCATTCAAACCAATCACCATCCTCTGATTTTTATCTCCATCCAAATGAAAATCCAACACAAGCCTTAGTCTCACCTCTCCTAAACAACAGCAACTATCATACTTGGTCGAGAGCCATGACAATGGCCCTTAGATCCAAGGTAAAATTCAATTTTGTCAATGGCAAAATCAAGAAACCTGAAGAAGAAGATGCTACTTACTCAGATTGGGACAGATGCAACATCACAGTTTCATGCTGGATCATGAACTCTGTTCAGCCATCCATTCAGCCTTCCATTTCAAGATTCAACACAGCATTTGAAATGTGGAGAGACTTGCAGGCAAGATTCTCAAAAACTAATTTTTCCAAAATTTCAGACATACAAGAGGAAATCTACTTGCTGAAATAA